The following DNA comes from Marichromatium purpuratum 984.
TATCCCGGTGTCGCGGATGCTCGAGGGCGAGCGCGACAAGCTGCTGCGTATGGAGCAGGAGATCGGCCGGCGGGTGGTCGGTCAGGACGAGGCGGTGGGCGCGGTCAGCGACGCCATCCGCCGTTCGCGCGCCGGGCTCTCCGACCCGGCCCGCCCGATCGGCTCCTTCCTCTTCCTCGGTCCCACCGGCGTCGGCAAGACCGAGCTGTGCAAGACGCTGGCGAGCTTCCTCTTCGATACCGAAGAGGCGATGGTGCGCATCGACATGTCCGAGTTCATGGAGAAGCACTCGGTGGCGCGGCTGATCGGGGCACCGCCCGGCTATGTCGGCTATGACGAGGGCGGCTATCTCACCGAGGCGGTGCGCCGCCGCCCCTACAGCCTGATCCTGCTCGACGAGGTGGAGAAGGCCCACCCGGACGTCTTCAACGTGCTGTTGCAGGTACTCGACGACGGGCGACTCACCGATGGTCAGGGGCGGACGGTGGACTTCCGTAACACGGTGATCGTGATGACCTCCAACCTCGGCTCCGAGGTCATCCAGCAGCACGCCGGCGAGGCGGCCTATGCCGAGATGAAGACGGCGGTGATGGCGGTGGTGCGTCAGGCCTTCCGTCCCGAGTTCATCAACCGGCTCGACGAGATCGTCGTCTTCCATCCGCTGCAGCAGACGCAGATCCGCGCCATCGCGCGCATCCAGCTCGACTATCTGCAGCGGCGCCTGGCCGATCGCGAGATGCGCCTCGAAGTCGGCGACGCGGCGCTCGATCTGCTCGGCGAGGCCGGGTTCGACCCGGTCTACGGCGCCCGTCCGCTCAAACGCGCGATCCGCGCCCAGCTCGAGAACCCGCTGGCCCAAGAGATCCTCGCCGGCAAGTTCGCGCCCGGAGACCTGATCGAGGTCGGGGTGGCAGACGGCGCCCTGCGCTTCGAGCGGGTGCTCGCCGGCGAGCTGCTCGACTAGTCCCTCCGTCCCCGTGCTCGCCCCGTTGTGCGGGGTGAGCGCGCCATCCATTCCCCTTGTCCTTTTGTGACAATAGCCGGGCGACCTCGGTATGCTGTATGGTCGCGCATCATCACGCCGCATCCGGCGGCGCGGGCTGTGCACAGGAGGCGAGGCGCTGTGTCTCGGTCTCACTCACATCCTGTAAGACTTGCCCGGTGGCGATCGCCGCGCGCAATGGAACGGAACAGATGGTCAGGATATGCGACCGGGCCTAACCTTGGACATCCACCTTGACAGCTCCCGCATCCCGCCGCGTTCCGCGATCGCGTCTCGGCGCCAAGCCTCTGATCTGTTCGCTGCTGTTGATCTGGATGGCCTCGGTCGATGCCCAGGTGTTGATCGCGCATGCCGCGGTGGAGGTCGATCACCTGACCCAGAACGAGGCGCGGCGTTATCTGATGATGCATGTGCCGCGCTGGCCGGATGGTCGCGCAGTCCATGTGTTCGTGCTACCCGACGAGCATGTCCTGCACCGACGCTTCGTCACCGAGGTCCTCGGGCTCTATCCCTATCAGTTGCGGCGAGTCTGGGATCGCTTGCTGTTCTCGGGCACCGGCCAGCTGCCGATCACCGTGACCTCGCCACATGAGCTGGTCCGCCGCGTTACCTCCACTCCCGGGGCACTCGGCTATGCCGACGCCCCACCGGTCGGGTTCGATGTACGTCTTATCGAGGTGCGCTAGGGTGCGGGCGGCATCGGTGGGCGGCGTGATGGTGGCGCTGTGCTGGTTGTCGAGCGCCGCCTGGGCGAGCGAACCGGCGTTGCAGTTGCACGGGTTTGCCAGCCAGGCTTTGATCTGGACCTCTGACAACCGCTTCTATGGTGACAGCCCCGACGTTTCGCTCGACTTCACCGAGCTTGGCCTCAATGGATCCTGGCGCGCCGATCCGAGGCTGTTGCTCGCCGCCCAGGTGTTGGTCCGGCGCGCCGGGGAGATGAGCGATGCCACGCCCTGGCTCGACTATGCCCTGGCCGATGCCACCCTGGTGAGTACCCCTGCGTACCGGCTCGGCGTGCGCATGGGGCGGATCAAGAACCCGGTCGGACTCTACAACGAGACCCGTGACGTCCCCTTCACCCGTCCCGGGATCTTCCTGCCCCAGGTGGTCTATTTCGATCGGGTGCGCAACATGATGCTCGCCTCCGACGGGCTGATGGTCTATGGCGAGCGCTATACCGATCTCGGCACCTTCTCGGCCACTCTGGGGGCTGGATTGCCGCTGCTCGACGCCAACGTTGAGTGGAACTATCTGCTCGACGACCATGATGGCGAGCTTGAACCCGAGCATCCGGTGCCACTGCTCAGCCTGTGGTATGCCGATCCCGCCGAGCGGTTGCGTCTGGGGCTCAGTGGTGCGGCCATGCACAGTCGCTTCGATTCCGGCTCCGAGGCCGCGATCGACGCCGGCAACCTGGACATCCGCTACTGGCTGGCATCGGCACAGTACAATGCGGCGAACTGGACCTTGGCGGGCGAATACGCCCATATCCTGATCGATTGGCGTCATTTTCGGCCCGAGGCCGATCGTCATCACGCCATCCAGACCGGATGGTACCTGCAGGCGGCCTATCGGCTCTCGCCGGCGATCGAGCTGATGCTGCGCTATGAGGAGGGGGATGCAGATCGTCGTCTGGGGGACCTGCACCTTCACTGTCCCGCCTCGGATCACTCCCGGATCTGGGTCGTCGGGACGCGCTGGGATCTGGGTAGACGGTTGATGCTGCGTCTGGAGTATCAGCGTCATCACGGCGGTTTCACTCTCTCGTACCGTGAGAACCCCCCAGGCGACGGGGTGGTC
Coding sequences within:
- a CDS encoding porin produces the protein MRAASVGGVMVALCWLSSAAWASEPALQLHGFASQALIWTSDNRFYGDSPDVSLDFTELGLNGSWRADPRLLLAAQVLVRRAGEMSDATPWLDYALADATLVSTPAYRLGVRMGRIKNPVGLYNETRDVPFTRPGIFLPQVVYFDRVRNMMLASDGLMVYGERYTDLGTFSATLGAGLPLLDANVEWNYLLDDHDGELEPEHPVPLLSLWYADPAERLRLGLSGAAMHSRFDSGSEAAIDAGNLDIRYWLASAQYNAANWTLAGEYAHILIDWRHFRPEADRHHAIQTGWYLQAAYRLSPAIELMLRYEEGDADRRLGDLHLHCPASDHSRIWVVGTRWDLGRRLMLRLEYQRHHGGFTLSYRENPPGDGVVEDWDLFAAQISLRF